Genomic DNA from Streptomyces capillispiralis:
TGAAGACTCCCAGGTCCGTCTGGTGCGGGGAGATCCGCAGGCGATAGCCGTCCCCCTGGGACTGAATGACGGATGCCTCCAGTCCGACGTCCGGTTCGAGCGCCTTGCGCAGGCGGTGCGCGTAGATGCGCACGGTGTTCACCGCTGTGTCGGGAGCGCTGTCCCCCCAGAGCGCATCGATCAGTACGGTGGCTGACAATGGTGTTCCCTCGGCCAGCAGCAGTCTCGCCAGGAGGCCTCGTTGCTGGGGCGGCCCCAGCATGATCTCCTGGGAACCCCGCGTGGCCGTCACCGCCCCGAGCAGGGTGAAGCGCAGCGGTTCTTGCATGTCTCCTCCCCCTACGCCCCCATGACGCGGAGTAACACCATACCGAGAACTTTTCGGCCCGCGGGAAGCAGCGAGCGCCCCTGCACCGTGAGGGAGAAACGGCCGAGATCGGTCTGGCTCATGGCCGCAATCAGTATGGACGAAACCCCCGTCGACTCGGGTCGTGCGCCGTCGACGGACGAGGACGAGCGGCGGCCCCCGGTCGGCGCCATCAGGCGGCGCTGATGGGCATGACCTGATGAGGGCCCGTGCCGAGGCGGTGCCTTCACCCGCGGTCATGCACGGAGCGTGAGGTTCTACCCCCCTTGTCATCATGTGGAATTCATCCGCCGGACATGAGGTCCGGCGCGCGTACGCGTCGGCCGCGCGCTGTGTCAGAGGCGCAGACCGGCCTCTCGCAGCCACTTGCCGGGATCGATCAGACCGCCCTGCGCGGTCCGCACCTCCAGGTGCAGGTGGGGCCCGGTCGTGTTACCGGTCTCCCCCACCCTGCCGATCACCGCACCGGCTTCGACCCGCTGTCCGACGGCCACGGAGACGTCGGCCTGGTGGCAATAGTCGACTTCTGTGCCGTCGAGCAGGCGCAGGACCGTCCGGTTGCCCAGGGGCCCGTCACGGGTCACTTCCACGATGGATCCCTCCCCCACCGCGCGCAGGGGCGTGCCGGTGGGCGCGGCGAAGTCGAGTCCGGTGTGACGGCCGGACGACCAGAGCTTCCCCGCCTGACCGAACGTCGAGGTCAGGGTGTAGTCGCTCAGGGGCAGGACCATGCCGGACTCGGGCGCTGCGTCCGCGGCGGCATCCGCCGCCCGCTCGCGCGCCGCTCGCTCGCGGTCGGCCTGTTCCTGTCCGGCCCGCCGCCGTTCGGCGCGCTCCGCCTCGGTTCGCTCCCGCACCCGGGCGATGCGGTCGCGTTCGTCCTTCACTGCCTGCTCGAAGGCGGCGGCCAGTTTCTCCTGCACCGTCGCCTGCTCGAGCAGCGCCCGGCCGGCCGTGCTTCCCGGGCGGAGGGGCAGCAGGAGGGAGAGCCGGCCGGGGGAAGCCACGGCGGGGGCGGATGGCGTCGGGCTGTTCCCGTCGGCGGCGGGCACGGTGCCGGCTTCTCCCCCCGCCTCCGGACCGGCCCCGGCCCGCGGCCACAGGAACGCCGCCGCGGACACCACGGCCCCGAGGACGGCAAGGGAGACGAGGACGCGGACGGTACGCGTTCCCGGCCGCCGGGATGCGGGCTGCTGCTCCGGCACATAGCCGAGCACCGGCGCCTGTTCCCCCCAGGGACGGCGGGTGAAGCGTTCGGAACGGGCGCCGAATTCCTCACCCGGTATGTCTCCGGAATCATCGCGTCCGGAATCCGCCATCACTTCGAGAACACCTCACTGTACGGGACCGCAGAAACGTCGAGGGCCGCCGTCCGGCCCGTTACGGAAGTACGGAAAAAGGAAGGCATCGTGCCGTCCTCGGATCCGGTGATCGGCCGCTCCGGCCGCACGTTCCTCGGACACATCCGGCTACGCGTCACAGCGTGCGCCGGTTCATGCGTCGCACCCCCGGTCCGGCACTGTGCGATGCCGTTCGCTTCATGAACCAGTACCGGGCACGGACCGTAGCCACGTGTGGGGGCCGCGGACCGTGCCCGCCGTCACCTGCGGGAACTAGGGGTTCATGGTGAAGAGCGAACGTGGCTCGGGCGGTATGCCGCGCGCCGCCGTCATTGCCCTCGGCGTATCGGTCGTCCTGGCCGCCTTCGCCGGGCCCGTGATCCTGATAGTGGCGGTCGCCGCGGTTCTTCTGATCGGCGGCTTCGGAATTCTGCTGCTGCCCCTGGTGCTTTTCCTCGTCATCATCCAGGGGCTCCCCCTGGCCGGGATCGAAGACCTGGGGAACGCAGACTTCGACGATCTGACACAGGCCGAGCGGTCCTGCGAGGAAACCGAGGCCCTCCTCGTCGAGAGCAATCCGGACAGTCAGGCGGACAGAGCCGAGCGCATCGTCAACGGTGATGGCAAGGGCCAGTTGGAAAGGGTGACGCGGGGCTCACCGTCGGGCAGCGCCTGCACGGTGCCCAACGACATGCTGGAGGACATGGACGAGGCGGGATCCGTCTGCGACGTCATCGGCCCCGTGACCATCGCCGCGCAGATCATGTACGAGAGCCAGTTCCGCACGGACTTCGTCGGGCCGAACGGCGCGCGGGGCGTCTCCCAGGTCCCGACGGAGGCTTTCGAGCGGCTGGCGGAGGAGGGCGCCGACCCGTTGGACGCCGATGTCTCCATCGACGTCCAGGGCCGTTACCTGTGCGAACTGGCCGGCCAGGTGCAGGACCTGGTCGGCACCGGCCAGGCGGCCGGCTCGGTTCTGGACATGACGCTGGCCGCCTACGACGTGGGGATCGACGCCGTGCGGGAGGCCAAGGGCGTACCCGCCTCCGAGGACGCCCAGAGTTACGTCGTCGGGGTGCGGCTGTGGTTCGCCCCCATGGAAGGGGTGGGGCCGCCTCCCCGGAAGATCCCGCTGCAGAACGGCATGGTCGACACCGGCCCCGGCATCCCGGCTCCCCCGGCGCAGGAGGCCGCCCCGGCGAACTCGCCTGCCGTGTGAACCGCCGGAGGCCGACGCCCTGCCCGAACCGGCGGCCGAATGAACTGGACAAGGATGTCCACCGTAGTAACTATTGAGACAATAGCCCGATTACTACCAATGTGGATGTCCCAATGAACAACCATGGCGGGGATACCGCGATCCGGATCCAGGTCGACGTCGAGACCACAAGCCGGGTCGACTACGCGGCGCAGCGCTCCCAGGTGAGGGAGGGCGGAG
This window encodes:
- a CDS encoding M23 family metallopeptidase — protein: MADSGRDDSGDIPGEEFGARSERFTRRPWGEQAPVLGYVPEQQPASRRPGTRTVRVLVSLAVLGAVVSAAAFLWPRAGAGPEAGGEAGTVPAADGNSPTPSAPAVASPGRLSLLLPLRPGSTAGRALLEQATVQEKLAAAFEQAVKDERDRIARVRERTEAERAERRRAGQEQADRERAARERAADAAADAAPESGMVLPLSDYTLTSTFGQAGKLWSSGRHTGLDFAAPTGTPLRAVGEGSIVEVTRDGPLGNRTVLRLLDGTEVDYCHQADVSVAVGQRVEAGAVIGRVGETGNTTGPHLHLEVRTAQGGLIDPGKWLREAGLRL
- a CDS encoding lytic transglycosylase domain-containing protein; the protein is MVKSERGSGGMPRAAVIALGVSVVLAAFAGPVILIVAVAAVLLIGGFGILLLPLVLFLVIIQGLPLAGIEDLGNADFDDLTQAERSCEETEALLVESNPDSQADRAERIVNGDGKGQLERVTRGSPSGSACTVPNDMLEDMDEAGSVCDVIGPVTIAAQIMYESQFRTDFVGPNGARGVSQVPTEAFERLAEEGADPLDADVSIDVQGRYLCELAGQVQDLVGTGQAAGSVLDMTLAAYDVGIDAVREAKGVPASEDAQSYVVGVRLWFAPMEGVGPPPRKIPLQNGMVDTGPGIPAPPAQEAAPANSPAV